The Bacillota bacterium genome contains a region encoding:
- a CDS encoding Gfo/Idh/MocA family oxidoreductase, translated as MINVLFAGCGRISDLHALGYENNPDAKIYGLFDPDTEKAENKSNQWKAEKVYPSYAEALADPAITLVEILTPHHLHCEMAVEAAKAGKHVSLQKPMAMSLEEADRIIEAAEKNRITLRIYENFVYYPPYVKARDLIMEGAIGDPLSFNLRVRCGFSPNAWDIPIDSWQWRFNPKTGGGCPVMFDHNYHNFSLALFLLGPVEKIAAWTGETEVIQDSGLTVDTPAAVIWKYKNKSTIGLMDVVMAPELIIDSNYYADESRLEITGTRGIIFVNRCTGQLQNRPPVELYAEGITTSYEHIPAGWEESFKAATRDMIDSIMEGRQPRLSGKEGRDALAMTLAAGNSASSGQTVYLDSPAPGKVDQADD; from the coding sequence AAAAGCGGAAAATAAATCTAATCAATGGAAGGCAGAAAAAGTATACCCGAGCTATGCGGAAGCTCTGGCTGACCCGGCAATTACCCTGGTTGAAATTTTAACTCCCCATCACCTCCACTGCGAGATGGCAGTAGAGGCAGCTAAAGCGGGCAAGCATGTTTCGCTGCAGAAGCCGATGGCCATGAGCCTGGAAGAAGCAGACAGGATTATTGAAGCTGCCGAAAAAAACAGGATTACCCTCCGCATCTATGAAAACTTTGTCTATTATCCTCCATATGTTAAAGCCCGTGATTTAATCATGGAAGGAGCAATCGGTGATCCGCTTTCTTTTAACCTGCGCGTTCGCTGCGGCTTTAGCCCCAATGCCTGGGATATTCCAATCGATTCCTGGCAGTGGCGTTTTAACCCAAAAACAGGCGGCGGTTGCCCGGTAATGTTTGATCACAATTACCATAACTTTTCACTGGCCCTCTTTTTGCTCGGACCGGTTGAGAAAATAGCAGCCTGGACCGGAGAGACCGAAGTTATCCAAGACAGCGGACTGACCGTGGATACCCCAGCGGCGGTGATCTGGAAATATAAAAATAAGAGCACTATCGGGTTGATGGATGTTGTGATGGCACCCGAGCTTATAATTGACAGCAACTACTATGCAGACGAAAGCAGACTGGAAATTACGGGAACCAGAGGGATAATTTTTGTTAACCGCTGTACCGGACAGCTGCAGAACCGTCCCCCGGTCGAGCTTTATGCAGAAGGAATTACTACATCATATGAGCATATCCCGGCCGGCTGGGAAGAGAGTTTTAAGGCAGCTACCAGGGATATGATCGATTCTATTATGGAAGGCCGGCAACCAAGGCTCTCGGGTAAAGAGGGCAGGGATGCCCTGGCTATGACCCTTGCCGCCGGGAATTCAGCCTCTTCGGGCCAGACAGTTTATCTCGATTCACCGGCTCCGGGAAAGGTGGATCAAGCAGATGACTGA
- the rpoD gene encoding RNA polymerase sigma factor RpoD, translating to MAKDVEKTISLEDAQHELFERGKSKGSISYKEIIDTLQPYELSVEALDIFYDKLVQEGIDITDDSVSDVQDADHDSDTEGDSKTESADLLTAPEGVAVNDPVRMYLKEIGKIPLLTPEEEVELAQAIEHNSDEARRRLAEANLRLVVSIAKKYVGRGMLFLDLIQEGNLGLIKAVEKFDYRKGYKFSTYATWWIRQAITRAIADQARTIRIPVHMVETINKLIRISRQLVQELGREPLPEEIAQEMNISEERVREILKIAQEPVSLETPIGEEDDSHLGDFIEDHEAQAPADAAAFELLKEQLEDVLDTLSAREEKVLRLRFGLDDGRSRTLEEVGQYFGVTRERIRQIEAKALRKLRHPMRSKRLRDYLE from the coding sequence ATGGCTAAAGATGTAGAAAAAACAATTTCACTGGAAGATGCACAGCATGAGCTGTTTGAGCGTGGTAAGAGCAAGGGTTCAATCAGTTACAAGGAGATCATTGATACCTTGCAGCCTTACGAACTCTCTGTAGAAGCTCTTGATATTTTCTATGATAAATTAGTGCAGGAAGGAATCGACATTACCGATGATTCCGTATCCGATGTTCAGGATGCAGATCATGATAGTGATACAGAAGGTGATTCGAAAACGGAGAGCGCAGATCTCCTTACGGCTCCCGAAGGGGTCGCTGTTAATGATCCCGTTCGTATGTACCTGAAGGAAATCGGTAAAATTCCGCTTTTAACTCCAGAAGAAGAAGTCGAGCTGGCCCAGGCTATTGAACATAACAGCGACGAGGCAAGGAGAAGGCTGGCCGAGGCAAATCTGAGGCTGGTTGTCAGCATTGCCAAGAAATATGTCGGTCGGGGCATGCTGTTCCTGGATCTGATCCAGGAAGGCAACCTTGGACTGATCAAGGCTGTTGAAAAGTTCGATTATCGAAAAGGATATAAATTCAGCACCTATGCAACCTGGTGGATACGTCAGGCAATTACCAGGGCTATTGCTGATCAGGCCAGAACAATCCGGATCCCGGTTCATATGGTGGAAACGATCAACAAACTGATCAGGATTTCGCGCCAGCTTGTTCAGGAACTGGGCCGCGAGCCGCTTCCCGAAGAAATTGCCCAGGAAATGAATATCAGCGAAGAACGGGTTCGGGAAATTCTGAAAATTGCCCAGGAGCCGGTTTCACTGGAAACTCCCATCGGGGAAGAAGATGACAGCCATCTCGGAGATTTTATAGAAGACCATGAAGCTCAGGCCCCGGCCGATGCTGCTGCCTTTGAACTGCTCAAGGAACAGCTCGAAGATGTGCTCGATACTCTTTCAGCCCGGGAGGAAAAAGTTCTTCGCCTGCGGTTCGGTCTGGATGACGGAAGGTCCCGTACACTCGAGGAAGTAGGACAGTACTTTGGTGTAACCAGGGAGAGGATTCGCCAAATCGAAGCTAAAGCTCTCCGGAAACTGCGGCACCCGATGCGCAGTAAAAGGCTTCGTGATTATCTCGAATAA
- the ilvD gene encoding dihydroxy-acid dehydratase, with product MTDKGKKISNELTEGLERTAHRALLLGLGMNRSDFGKPLIGIANSQTDLVPGHMHLNELSAVIREGIAAGGGIAREFHTCAVCDGLAQGHAGMNYSLPSRENIADTVEIMTRAHCLDGLVLLCGCDKIVPGQLMAALRLDIPTIMVTAGCMTEGRCGSHHSLTLSSMRELAGAAASGKISAEELAAVEEAAIPGAGSCAMLGTANTMSYLAEAMGITLPGMGAAPARSACKLRLARSSGEQIVELVNRGITTRQIINRSALLNAIAVDMALGGSTNSILHLLALAAEGNIELKLKDFDHISDLIPHLCDLLPGGNYPVSEFYHEGGVQALLAELKTCLPDGSVKNVLGKSVNEMVGDWKKDRSMLKTGKVIHPLSDPIHPSGGLTVLYGNLAPEGAVLKKAAVKMDQEIFEGRAQTFDCLEDAIEKALANKIESGSIVVLRYEGPRGGPGMREIHMLSALLSGMKSGTAVVTDGRFSGSTRGLCIGHVTPEAASGGPIALVRDGDLIRIDLKKREISILVDQKILKDRKPSAPDKNISRGILTRYGNLAGSASEGAILN from the coding sequence ATGACTGATAAAGGGAAAAAGATCAGCAATGAACTAACCGAAGGACTGGAAAGAACCGCGCATCGGGCTTTACTTCTCGGTCTGGGAATGAACCGCAGCGATTTCGGGAAACCGTTGATCGGTATTGCCAATTCACAAACCGACCTGGTTCCCGGGCATATGCATTTAAACGAACTTTCCGCTGTAATCCGTGAGGGAATTGCCGCCGGCGGCGGCATTGCCCGCGAATTCCACACCTGTGCTGTCTGCGACGGGCTGGCCCAAGGGCATGCAGGCATGAACTATTCCCTTCCCAGCCGTGAAAATATTGCCGATACTGTCGAGATCATGACCCGCGCTCACTGCCTGGACGGTCTGGTTCTCCTATGCGGATGCGATAAGATTGTTCCCGGCCAGTTGATGGCAGCCCTGAGGCTGGACATCCCGACTATCATGGTCACTGCAGGCTGCATGACAGAAGGCCGGTGCGGCAGTCATCACAGCTTAACCTTAAGCAGTATGCGTGAACTTGCCGGTGCGGCTGCTTCGGGAAAAATTTCTGCTGAAGAACTTGCAGCGGTTGAAGAAGCAGCAATACCCGGAGCAGGAAGCTGTGCCATGCTGGGTACAGCAAATACCATGTCTTACCTGGCGGAAGCGATGGGGATAACCTTACCCGGAATGGGAGCAGCTCCCGCCCGCAGCGCTTGTAAACTTCGTCTTGCCAGAAGCAGTGGTGAGCAAATCGTCGAATTGGTTAACCGGGGGATTACGACCAGGCAGATTATCAACCGCAGCGCCCTGTTGAATGCCATTGCAGTTGATATGGCCCTGGGTGGCTCAACAAACAGTATTCTACACCTGCTTGCCCTGGCAGCCGAGGGAAACATTGAATTGAAGCTAAAAGACTTTGATCATATATCCGATCTAATACCCCATTTATGTGACCTGCTTCCCGGTGGTAATTACCCCGTATCCGAATTTTACCATGAAGGCGGAGTTCAGGCTTTGCTGGCAGAACTGAAGACCTGCTTACCCGATGGGTCAGTTAAGAATGTCCTGGGCAAATCTGTTAATGAAATGGTCGGGGACTGGAAAAAAGATCGTTCCATGCTAAAAACCGGGAAAGTGATCCATCCCCTCTCCGATCCGATTCACCCCAGCGGCGGTTTAACAGTTCTTTACGGCAACCTTGCCCCGGAGGGCGCAGTTCTTAAAAAAGCTGCTGTAAAAATGGACCAGGAGATCTTTGAAGGCAGGGCACAGACCTTTGATTGTCTTGAAGATGCAATTGAAAAGGCATTGGCGAATAAAATAGAGAGCGGTTCGATCGTCGTCTTACGCTATGAAGGCCCCCGGGGTGGACCAGGAATGCGGGAGATACACATGTTAAGCGCTCTGCTGAGCGGAATGAAGAGTGGTACAGCGGTAGTCACCGACGGTCGCTTTTCCGGTTCTACACGCGGTCTCTGTATCGGTCATGTTACCCCCGAGGCTGCTTCAGGAGGGCCGATTGCCCTGGTTCGTGATGGAGATTTAATCCGCATTGACCTGAAAAAACGTGAAATTTCTATCCTGGTAGATCAAAAGATCCTGAAAGATAGAAAACCCTCTGCACCTGATAAAAATATTTCCCGGGGAATCCTGACCCGTTACGGCAACCTGGCCGGTTCTGCTTCTGAGGGAGCTATCCTGAACTAA
- a CDS encoding FAD-dependent oxidoreductase — translation MTQHHNHDLASHNIQPPCQSACPVHQGCRDYLLAIATGDFDRALAIIKETNPLPFVCGTICAHHCEDECRRNDVDKPPSIRALKRFAVEYGKAKAAPPADGAKISGKVAIVGAGPAGLTAAYDLARLGADVTVFDRENAAGGAVRHYIPLYRLPDEAVDQDIEEIAEQGVKFKFGVEMGKDITIEKLEKEGYQAILLAMGLPVSRGLNLPGGEGEGVLNALPFLQQVKREGFKFEGSPEVIVIGGGNVAMDVARSAVRAGAGKVKLACLECDEEMPAFEWEIEEAKEEGIEFNTSWGPKAIVRDNGKITGLEVVECTCVFDDQGRFNPTMNEECQEVISGDLVIFAIGQGGDPEPVRGEIDIDERGRVVFNDSRMTTSRAGVFSCGEMVMGPGTAVQAMGNGRLAAQAIASYLQGVPFDKADINEIPELEKLDPKVAGEVGKIDRYQIPMMTPEERVRHFKQAELGYDVATAISEARRCLTCAAGACQDEELCVHCLTCLRICPYDVPVLNEEGKVSVRNEQCQACGLCMSVCPVYAIKFHAPYVEDAVNSIEPAVQKALAKRNGEPVMLAITCAYGAFAMPEFVNKEHKNTAVVRYPCVGKLDSVHILKAFELGVDGVVVVGCGEDDKNKCQYKDITFWTGKRVGHACDMMEALGMERDRVSYTELAGSEIEKFDQIVAEAAAKIK, via the coding sequence TTGACCCAGCATCATAACCATGATTTGGCTTCGCACAATATTCAACCACCCTGTCAGTCGGCCTGTCCGGTGCACCAGGGTTGTCGTGATTATTTGCTGGCTATCGCTACCGGAGATTTTGACCGTGCGCTGGCAATAATCAAAGAAACCAATCCACTGCCTTTTGTCTGCGGAACAATCTGTGCTCATCATTGTGAAGACGAATGCCGTCGCAATGATGTAGACAAACCACCTTCGATAAGGGCTTTAAAGAGATTTGCCGTTGAGTACGGGAAGGCTAAAGCCGCCCCGCCTGCAGATGGTGCAAAGATCAGTGGAAAAGTTGCGATTGTCGGAGCCGGTCCTGCCGGACTTACAGCTGCATATGATTTGGCCCGTCTTGGAGCAGATGTTACAGTATTTGACCGTGAAAATGCAGCCGGCGGGGCAGTAAGGCACTATATTCCGCTTTACCGTCTACCTGATGAAGCAGTCGACCAGGATATAGAAGAGATTGCAGAGCAGGGTGTAAAGTTTAAATTTGGAGTGGAGATGGGTAAAGATATTACCATCGAAAAACTGGAGAAAGAAGGCTACCAGGCGATTCTTCTGGCCATGGGTCTGCCGGTTAGCCGCGGATTGAACCTGCCCGGCGGAGAGGGTGAAGGGGTGCTTAATGCTTTGCCATTCCTGCAGCAGGTGAAAAGAGAAGGATTTAAATTCGAAGGCAGCCCCGAAGTTATTGTAATCGGTGGCGGTAATGTGGCAATGGACGTTGCCCGTTCCGCTGTCAGGGCAGGGGCAGGAAAAGTTAAACTGGCCTGCCTTGAATGTGATGAAGAAATGCCGGCTTTTGAATGGGAAATAGAAGAAGCAAAAGAAGAGGGTATTGAATTTAATACATCCTGGGGACCGAAGGCAATCGTCCGGGATAATGGGAAAATTACCGGTCTCGAAGTTGTTGAATGTACATGCGTTTTCGATGATCAGGGCCGGTTTAATCCAACCATGAATGAGGAATGCCAGGAAGTTATTTCAGGCGATTTAGTAATATTTGCCATCGGCCAGGGTGGAGATCCCGAACCGGTCCGCGGCGAAATTGATATTGATGAGCGCGGCAGGGTGGTTTTTAATGACTCCAGGATGACCACCAGCAGAGCCGGTGTATTCAGTTGTGGGGAAATGGTTATGGGACCGGGGACTGCAGTCCAGGCCATGGGGAACGGCAGGTTAGCCGCCCAGGCTATTGCCAGTTACCTGCAGGGAGTTCCATTTGACAAGGCCGATATCAACGAGATCCCGGAACTTGAAAAACTCGATCCGAAGGTTGCCGGAGAGGTCGGCAAAATTGATCGTTACCAGATTCCGATGATGACCCCTGAAGAAAGAGTTCGCCACTTCAAACAAGCCGAACTGGGCTATGATGTGGCAACAGCTATCAGTGAGGCTCGCCGCTGCCTGACCTGTGCGGCAGGAGCCTGCCAGGATGAAGAACTTTGTGTGCACTGCCTGACCTGCCTGCGCATCTGTCCATACGATGTGCCGGTGCTTAATGAAGAAGGGAAGGTAAGTGTCCGAAACGAACAGTGCCAGGCCTGTGGTTTATGTATGAGTGTCTGCCCTGTTTACGCGATCAAGTTCCATGCACCTTATGTTGAAGATGCTGTAAACTCTATCGAGCCTGCAGTACAGAAAGCGCTGGCAAAACGAAACGGCGAACCGGTGATGCTGGCCATTACCTGTGCCTACGGAGCCTTTGCCATGCCGGAATTTGTTAACAAGGAACATAAAAATACAGCGGTAGTCCGCTATCCCTGTGTTGGTAAACTTGATTCTGTACACATCCTAAAGGCTTTCGAATTGGGTGTTGACGGAGTAGTAGTAGTTGGATGCGGTGAGGATGACAAGAACAAGTGTCAGTACAAGGATATCACTTTCTGGACAGGGAAAAGGGTCGGCCACGCCTGTGATATGATGGAAGCACTAGGCATGGAAAGAGATAGAGTTTCCTATACCGAACTTGCCGGATCTGAAATTGAAAAGTTCGATCAAATCGTTGCTGAAGCTGCAGCGAAGATCAAATAA
- the ppdK gene encoding pyruvate, phosphate dikinase, whose product MNSGKYVYPFAEGNKSMKSLLGGKGANLAEMARIGLPVPPGFIVTTEACNRYLSLGDGLWPELESEIESNLKALEHGTGRTFGGKKPLLLSVRSGAVVSMPGMMDTVLNLGLTTDTVEYLASEAGNRRFALDCYRRFIQMFADVVLKVGHYQFENVLTRVRHEKNVQTDAELDERDLENVVKEFLVIVRKETGREFPTDPMEQLIMAIEAVFKSWNTDRAVVYRQAHKIPETLGTAVNVQVMVFGNLGEDSGTGVAFTRDPSTGENKLYGEYLLNAQGEDVVAGIRTPHPLDELEHDLPEVYREFVEHCRTLELHYRDMQDIEFTIEQGKLYMLQTRTGKRTASSAVRIAVEMVKEGLITKTEALQRIEPAQLEHLLHWRIDPDAEKKVIARGLPASPGAASGIVVFDADRAQDMAQAGKDVLLVRPETTPDDIHGIIAARGVLTSRGGMTSHAAVVARGMGKPCVCGCEDLKIDISGGRFTVQGVEYKEGVILSIDGSTGEVILGEVPLIEPRFTDDFHELLRWADEIRRLKVRANADNPEDARRSVEMGAQGIGLCRTEHMFMAADRVPVVQRMILSTNLEEREAALAELLPMQKGDFKGILREMAGYPVTIRLLDPPLHEFLPDREELLIEVDRLRRENGDAGELKAKEVLLHKVQSLSEFNPMLGHRGCRLGLVYPEIYRMQIRAIFMAAFELLNEGISIDQLQPEIMIPLVGHREEMDLMKKLVDETARTLFEEMGRQVPYLVGTMIELPRACLVADHLAESASFFSFGTNDLTQTTLGYSRDDSEGKFLPFYLQHKILKVNPFAEVDREGVGQLIKIAIEKGRNSRPNLKVGICGEHGGDPASIEFFNTAGLDYVSCSPFRLPVARLAAARATL is encoded by the coding sequence ATGAACAGCGGCAAATATGTTTATCCCTTTGCAGAGGGTAACAAATCGATGAAAAGTTTACTGGGCGGAAAAGGCGCCAATCTGGCCGAGATGGCCCGCATTGGTCTGCCCGTTCCGCCGGGATTTATTGTGACCACCGAAGCATGCAACCGCTACCTGAGTCTGGGGGATGGATTGTGGCCGGAGCTTGAGTCGGAAATAGAATCTAACCTTAAAGCTCTTGAGCATGGAACCGGGCGCACATTTGGAGGGAAAAAACCATTACTGCTATCTGTCCGTTCGGGAGCGGTGGTTTCCATGCCCGGTATGATGGATACTGTTCTCAATCTCGGGCTTACAACAGATACAGTTGAATATCTGGCCAGTGAAGCGGGAAACCGTCGATTTGCCCTTGACTGCTACCGTCGTTTTATCCAGATGTTTGCCGATGTAGTATTAAAAGTCGGCCACTACCAGTTTGAAAATGTTCTAACCAGGGTCAGGCACGAGAAAAATGTCCAGACCGATGCTGAACTGGATGAACGGGATCTTGAAAATGTTGTTAAAGAATTCCTGGTTATCGTCCGTAAGGAAACAGGCAGAGAATTTCCCACCGATCCAATGGAACAATTAATCATGGCAATTGAGGCTGTATTTAAATCCTGGAATACGGATCGGGCAGTAGTCTACCGCCAGGCACATAAAATACCTGAAACACTTGGAACCGCGGTAAATGTGCAGGTCATGGTTTTCGGTAACCTTGGTGAGGATAGCGGAACAGGTGTTGCTTTCACCAGGGATCCTTCAACCGGAGAAAATAAACTTTACGGCGAATATCTTCTGAACGCACAGGGGGAGGATGTCGTAGCCGGAATCAGAACGCCCCACCCATTGGATGAGTTGGAGCACGATTTGCCGGAAGTTTACAGGGAGTTTGTAGAGCACTGCCGGACGCTTGAACTGCATTACCGTGATATGCAGGATATTGAGTTTACCATTGAACAGGGTAAACTTTACATGCTGCAAACCAGGACCGGCAAGAGGACGGCCTCTTCGGCTGTCCGTATTGCAGTTGAAATGGTTAAAGAAGGTTTAATCACCAAGACGGAAGCCTTGCAGAGAATAGAACCGGCTCAACTGGAGCATCTGCTTCACTGGCGGATAGATCCCGATGCTGAGAAGAAAGTTATCGCCCGCGGACTGCCGGCCTCGCCGGGAGCTGCATCCGGAATTGTTGTTTTTGATGCAGACCGTGCGCAGGATATGGCTCAGGCAGGAAAGGATGTTCTGCTGGTCCGTCCAGAAACCACGCCTGATGATATACACGGAATTATTGCAGCCCGGGGTGTTCTGACCAGCAGGGGAGGCATGACCAGTCATGCTGCAGTTGTAGCCAGGGGAATGGGCAAACCATGTGTTTGCGGGTGTGAAGATTTAAAAATAGATATCAGCGGGGGACGCTTTACGGTTCAGGGAGTTGAATACAAAGAAGGAGTAATATTATCAATTGACGGCAGTACCGGCGAAGTTATCCTGGGCGAGGTTCCGCTTATTGAGCCCCGATTTACCGATGATTTTCACGAGCTTTTAAGGTGGGCCGATGAAATTCGCCGGTTGAAAGTCCGGGCGAATGCAGATAATCCGGAAGATGCCCGCCGGTCGGTTGAAATGGGAGCCCAGGGAATCGGCCTGTGCCGGACAGAGCACATGTTTATGGCCGCAGATCGAGTTCCGGTTGTCCAGAGAATGATTCTTTCCACAAATCTGGAAGAACGTGAAGCTGCGCTGGCCGAGTTACTGCCGATGCAAAAAGGTGATTTTAAAGGAATTCTCAGGGAAATGGCCGGATATCCGGTAACCATCCGGTTACTTGATCCACCCCTACACGAATTTTTACCGGATCGCGAAGAGCTTTTAATTGAAGTTGACCGGTTAAGAAGAGAAAACGGGGATGCCGGAGAGTTAAAGGCTAAAGAAGTATTGCTGCACAAAGTGCAGTCTTTATCCGAATTTAACCCCATGCTCGGTCACCGCGGCTGCAGGTTAGGGCTGGTCTATCCTGAGATATATCGTATGCAGATCAGGGCGATCTTCATGGCAGCTTTTGAACTGTTAAACGAAGGGATTTCCATCGACCAGCTGCAGCCGGAAATTATGATCCCCCTGGTCGGTCATCGTGAGGAAATGGATTTGATGAAAAAACTGGTTGATGAAACAGCCCGGACTCTTTTTGAAGAAATGGGAAGGCAGGTTCCCTACCTGGTCGGGACTATGATCGAGCTGCCCAGAGCCTGCCTCGTTGCCGATCATCTGGCAGAATCTGCTTCCTTCTTTTCCTTCGGAACCAATGATTTAACCCAGACTACACTCGGGTACAGCCGGGATGATTCGGAAGGCAAGTTTCTTCCATTTTACCTTCAGCACAAAATTTTAAAGGTAAATCCCTTTGCAGAAGTAGATCGGGAAGGCGTAGGCCAGTTAATAAAAATAGCCATAGAAAAGGGACGCAATTCCAGACCTAACCTGAAAGTCGGTATCTGTGGGGAGCATGGGGGGGATCCGGCATCAATTGAGTTTTTCAACACTGCCGGATTGGATTATGTCAGCTGCTCGCCATTCAGATTACCTGTTGCCAGGTTGGCAGCTGCACGGGCGACTCTGTAA
- the dnaG gene encoding DNA primase yields the protein MPQGIPEEIIDEIRQHTDLVNLTGEYLKLERRGKNMVGLCPFHNEKTPSFTVSPEKQLFHCFGCGASGNVFSLVMQLENLSFPEAARFLADRAGVKIPEYRKEKAGEEDLKENIYKLNQLAARFFAYCLTKTKSGSKALGYLQKRGINAQSAETFKLGYAPADWTGFFNFAHKKGIPADLMVKAGLVSPGKDKGYYDRFRDRLIFPIFNISGKVAGFGGRSLNENENSGPKYLNSPETPVFNKGSMLYGLNLSREAIRREKKAVVMEGYTDVITAYQEGIENVVASLGTALTAEQGRILRHQAETVITAYDSDTAGEAATWRGLSILQKTGCLVHVAELPEGSDPDSYIKEYGKEAFLTLVDKATPLMEYRLLQLKKQFDLTSDRGRLDYTEELMSFLLAAVNQVEQDFYLKRAAEELAIDEDALRRELKIRRKKTGRAADSEQTDFLAAGPAITVRRAEKILISLMLQSKDIAEKGRNNLEPEYFEDKRIREVIESIWALAEEDLSLSTEKLLNRFEDSQVVKMVTEAVTDPELQDLQPKIAKRMAEDCMNEIRQSWLKSQKRDIQKKLKELETSGTEEEIKEFMNKYQHLLLSKDGSPDRPGKGGDFDG from the coding sequence ATGCCACAGGGTATACCGGAAGAGATAATAGACGAGATTCGTCAGCATACCGACCTGGTCAACCTGACTGGAGAATATCTCAAACTTGAAAGAAGAGGTAAAAATATGGTCGGTCTTTGCCCCTTTCACAATGAAAAAACTCCTTCATTTACTGTATCTCCTGAAAAACAACTTTTTCACTGTTTCGGGTGCGGCGCTTCAGGAAATGTTTTCAGCCTGGTTATGCAGCTGGAAAACCTGAGTTTTCCGGAAGCAGCAAGATTCCTGGCAGACCGGGCCGGTGTGAAGATCCCTGAATACAGAAAAGAAAAGGCAGGAGAAGAGGATTTAAAGGAGAATATCTATAAACTTAATCAGCTGGCGGCCCGTTTTTTTGCTTACTGCCTTACTAAAACCAAATCTGGCAGTAAAGCACTGGGTTATTTACAAAAAAGAGGGATAAACGCCCAGTCTGCCGAAACATTTAAACTGGGATATGCCCCGGCTGATTGGACCGGATTTTTTAATTTTGCCCATAAAAAGGGTATACCGGCAGACCTGATGGTCAAAGCCGGGCTGGTTTCTCCGGGCAAGGATAAAGGATATTATGACCGCTTCAGGGACAGGCTGATCTTTCCCATTTTTAATATAAGCGGTAAAGTTGCCGGTTTCGGTGGCCGCTCCCTGAATGAAAATGAAAATAGCGGACCCAAATATCTCAATTCACCGGAAACCCCGGTATTTAACAAAGGTTCAATGCTTTACGGGTTGAATCTATCCAGAGAGGCTATTCGCCGGGAGAAGAAAGCAGTGGTCATGGAGGGCTATACCGACGTGATTACCGCTTATCAGGAAGGAATTGAAAATGTAGTTGCTTCACTGGGCACAGCGCTAACGGCTGAACAGGGCAGAATTCTTCGACACCAGGCGGAGACTGTAATTACAGCTTACGATTCAGATACAGCCGGTGAGGCGGCAACCTGGAGAGGTCTAAGTATACTGCAGAAAACAGGCTGCCTGGTTCATGTAGCTGAACTACCGGAGGGAAGCGATCCCGACAGCTATATCAAAGAATACGGCAAAGAAGCTTTTCTCACATTGGTGGATAAGGCTACACCATTAATGGAATACCGGCTCCTGCAGCTTAAAAAGCAATTTGATCTAACTTCCGACCGGGGAAGATTGGACTATACGGAAGAGTTAATGTCTTTTCTTCTGGCGGCTGTTAACCAGGTTGAGCAGGATTTTTATCTTAAACGGGCTGCTGAAGAACTTGCAATTGATGAAGATGCGCTGCGCAGGGAGCTAAAGATAAGACGCAAAAAAACCGGGCGGGCAGCTGATTCGGAACAGACTGATTTTTTGGCGGCCGGTCCCGCTATAACGGTTAGAAGAGCTGAAAAAATATTAATATCTTTAATGCTTCAGAGCAAGGATATTGCCGAAAAAGGGCGAAATAACTTAGAACCTGAATATTTTGAAGATAAACGTATCAGAGAAGTGATTGAATCAATCTGGGCGCTTGCTGAAGAAGACTTAAGCCTGAGTACTGAAAAGCTGCTAAATCGCTTTGAAGATTCTCAGGTAGTTAAAATGGTTACAGAAGCTGTAACCGATCCTGAGTTGCAGGATCTGCAGCCCAAGATCGCGAAGCGTATGGCTGAAGATTGTATGAATGAAATTCGTCAGTCCTGGCTGAAAAGTCAAAAAAGGGACATTCAGAAAAAGTTGAAAGAACTGGAAACCTCGGGAACTGAAGAAGAAATTAAGGAATTTATGAATAAATATCAGCACCTTTTACTCAGCAAAGACGGAAGCCCTGACCGTCCTGGAAAAGGAGGGGATTTCGATGGCTAA